A segment of the Eleutherodactylus coqui strain aEleCoq1 chromosome 6, aEleCoq1.hap1, whole genome shotgun sequence genome:
TGCAAGAGAGATCCAGCAGAAGAAATAAACTCAGAATGGTGCTCACTATTCCACtgtgaaagacaaaaaaaatgaagCCAACTTAGCCTGCGCTACATGGTTATCACATGGCGGGAACTGACTTACAAAAGCTGAATTCACAGCGTCAACAAAACTCTCATCATCCATCCTTAGAAGCTCTGAGGCATGATCTGGAGATGTGGACCAGACTAAAGAACTCCATGTGTCTGATAGCTGCAAGAACAAACCAGCAAAAGATCAAAAAGCAAGAAACACATTCAAGTGTAAAGAAAAGAGAATGCATGACAAGACAGATTAACCATGGAGAGAGAAAAAGCGAGTGCGCACGGGGACATAACTAAACAAGTTACCCTTTCCTTACCAATAAACTTTTCAGACTTGCCTATTCAAATCCTAATATTTTTGCATAatgaaaaatttagaaaaaaagcaaaaaactccaaaaaactgcagcattcaCAGTTTCCAGCAATGCCACCAAAGTGGCAAGTACCAGAGGACATAGGACAGCTAAAGGCTAATACATTTCTGATTTAAAGGAGACTACCCAACTAAACGCAACAGCAGAATGTCACATGTGACTATAATAATCGCAGGTGGTGAGAGCACCAAGTAGTCACACTTTTGTTGGGCTAGTCCAGGTGTTCACTCAAATCTGGGCATCAATCTTTTATAGGCATAGCAACTAAATTCAATTATATCACTAGACCACTACTACCAATCCAAACGTCAACCACAGGCAAGACAGCAAGCGATAGATGCTTACCGGTAAAAGGGCGATGGGTCCAGTAGGGAGGAACCTCTGCCAGGCCACATTGTTCTCAGTAGACTgcaacaaacaaacaaaccaaaaaaatgaTGAAAGTTCAAGATTTTGCTGTAAGAACACGGCAGAGCCGTCATAACCCCGTCATCATTGTATGCTGAGTATTACTGTGAGGGTTGAAAGTTGCTGCTGAACTTTCCACTATAGCGACCCTCCGATCAAAGACAAAACAAGATGaccgcactgcttctctgactacctcatTCACGCTGTGCATTGTTAGTGCATCGGAAGTGTAAGAAACTACACATTGCCCTGATTCGATAGTCCTGTTCAAAGCAATATGTAATGTCATAGAATACCAATTGCATGCTACCCTGCTGTATGTTTGTCTACCTTTGTTACAATCAAGGACCCTTTTGAAATTAACCCACTAACCTCTGGCAACAGCACTGGGGGGTCTGTAAATGCTATCAGACCCGTCCTCCAAGTAAGTGCTTTTCACTTTTAATTGTGAATACTTCTATCTGGTGAGCACAGgatttttacacctttttattcTTGcacttagactaccaatgctccGCCTGCATCAAGTAGGCAAGGAATCGGTGCGGCCATCTTGATTTGTCTTGTACCAGAGGGTCAGTTAAAAGTTTTATTTTGGCTGCAAGTGAGAGTTCCTGTCCTCTAAGGAGTGGGAGTGTAACATGTCTGCTCTTTCTATATACAACATATGGAGGGGAGAGTCTGCAGCACACCCTGCATCTGCAGATCCCTATGCTGTCTGCATCAGCACCTAATATTAGACTGGCATTCACAGCATTGGAAGTCTTTTGGTTATGAGGTTACATTATTATCCGTGCCAGCCTTTGTGCCCCTGGCACTAGAGGATAGCATGGATGGTTTATCATTCTCCACTTACCTCCGACAACTGCAGAGTCGCAACCACAGCAACGTGATTGTAGCTCCACTGAATATTATTAATTCCCGCGGCTGTGCGGACCGTGGAATTCTGTCCATCTGCACCAATCTGAAAGAGACAAGGTTTAGGGTAGCACACAACACAGATTGGCAAGACTCAAGTCAGCTCTCCCAAGGAATGCTACAGACTAATGAAGACTGCAGAGGGTTGTCCAGGAACACATGGAAAAGCAGTGTGTCCTGGACAACTGCAGGAACGGTCACCGCCACAGACAGAACACTGTCCAGGTTAGCAGGATGAAATGCAATGAATACCGGGGGGGCATATTTAAATGGATGAGACAAAAATAGTTGCGGGTCCCTCACCAAGAGTCTTGTGTGCAGACTCTGTCCATCTGCCAGATGGATCTTCACGAACGGGCTGCCCTCTGCACTGCTGTAAGGTGCTGGCCAGGTGTATCCTACAGCTCTGCTCCGATACAGAACCTTCACACGGTCTACAGAAGAAACACAAGAGGTTATTCCTGATCACTCAGCAATGGGAGACACATGCAGGGCTCATCATCAAAGAGAAGCATTTCCCCTACAAGTATTCTCCAGCCAACATCCCTGCATAGGACGGAAAGTAAGGAGTGTGTGCTGCCCCATGGCCGGCCGATGTACACACAGCCGAGCCATTTCTTATGATGGGGACAGCTGTAAAGGTCAGGCGATTAGGGAGGGATTGAGAGTCCCTACATAGAGGAGGGAGCAGACGTAGAAATCAGCAGTGATTATAGAGGAATTGGGGTTCTCACTGGAGTACATATATAGAACAGCAGTGATTAGAGAGGGATTGGGGTCCACTTATAGAGATCGGCTACACCAGATTGCACAGCACTCACCTGATAAAGCATCCAGTTGACAGGTCAGTGCAGCTGTGATGACGTCATTTTCTATGATGTAACCCATGTCCTCCATCCCTTCTTTGTCAAATGTAATAAGCGCATCAGAGCAGGCATCCCAGACCTGTGAACACAACAGTAAAATTGGAGGGGCTGGATTGTGCAAACCCATAAACTCCCCTCATGGTGGTGACATGCTTACCTGCATTCTTTTGAAAGGCTTCAGCCTCATGGCGCAGATGTGATCCCAAGCCCCAAAGCCTGTGGATGGCAAAGAGGCAGCAGGTGTTAAAGCTGAGCAGGAAGAGCAGAACATGGTGCTGCATGCCCTTTACTCACTGGCAAGGAGAGTGGCAGACCCTGGGGTGATGGAGCTGACACGATTGCTGTATTGCTCCGGCAGTGGCTCAGATGCTTTCTTTTGTCCGGCTtccagcagcaggattctcttgTGACTTAGGTGAGGATCAGAACCTTGTGTCAGGGGGCAAAAAAGAAATAACCACTAGGAAAATAAATGTGTACCTGTGAGGAGACCATGTCAAGCCTAGTGCAATGCATGTGATTGGGTGTCGTAAATCCGCTTTCGCAAtctgcagaacagagcaacttggAATCCATGACAGGCAGTGCAGTTCTAGGGCTGTGTTGTCCCCAATTGTGCAGAAATCATGATTTTtattaacccccttagtgaccaagcttttttatttttcttccattttcgttttttcctccgccctttaaaaaaatcgtaactcctttatttatccatcaacgtcgctgtttgagggcttgttttttgcgggacgagttgtattttttaatagtactatttaatgtaccatataatgtactgaaaaactaaaaaaaaattataagtgtcgaaaaacggaaaaaaaaaagaaattctgccattttttggtgcgtcttgtttctactgcGAAGCAACTgcaacaaaaagtgcatgataactttattctacaggtcagtacaattactacgataccaaacatataggtttttttgctgtactacttttcttgcgttccttttattttttcgtatgacgttcaccgtgtggggtaaataatgcgttactttgatagatcagacttttatggacttttttgttttcttagattattttatcataaatatggcaaaaggttttttctttaaataatcagtaaaactttattgatttttatttttactttttttttaagttccccTAGGCCTAGGGGGCCACAACTtataatgctttgatcgcttctgcaatatgatgtaatgccatagcattacatcatactgcaatctgacaggcagtctatcaagccatcccacggggatggcttgataggcattctgccatggcagccctggggcctttcagaaggccccccggctgccatgacacccgcacgacaccctgcaatctcatcgtggggggccgtacaggacccctgaacatcagtCGGGGAATTTGGATGGCGCtggcagaattgacagcggcatttaaagagtaaATAGGGATAAAATAGTTCATGCCATTTTTACTGCAGTATGTACATCGAACACCCACCCAAACATTGCCTAAGTGTGtttgtacattttatggtacgtTAAAGAGTACCATAAAAAgtgcaactcatcctgcaaaaaacaagccctcagacagctatttcgatggaaaaataagattttggattttttattatttttttttaaatggggaggaaaaactaaaaatgaaaaaaaaaaagttagcagtcctaaatgggttaaagaagTTGTCCGGAATGTGTTTTATGTTGCTAATAGCCGAGAGGAAAGTACTGCTTTTATAACAACCTCCCTCCCACCACATGTAAGCCCCTTTCAGACACCAGCCAGCCTCCTCACCCAGCGCACAGGCCATTGCTGTTCCAACCATTCCCCCACCAGATATAACAACGTCATAGAGCTGGGAGGCGGCAGCGGACAGGCAGCGACGGGGAACCAGGCACCTGGAAGCAAAAGGCACGCACAGGGGGAGCATCATGGCAGCTCAGAACCGCAGCACCTGTCAGGATAAAAGAGAGAAGCTGGTCACAGGAGCGCAGGCTTACCACTGTGGGAGACGGAGTATTAGGGGGGCTCAGGGGTAATGGGGGGAGAAGACATCTAGGATACAGCTGTACAGGAGAAGAGGGCTGTTATCAGAGAAGGATCTAGGGGATTGTTGAGGTTCGGTGTGTCAAAGAATGAGAATGGGGGCTCAGCGAATGCAGGGATGAAGCTGGTTTGGGTGTTGATGTTGAGGGTCAGAGTGGAGGGGTGGGTGTTGGGGCTGAGTGTATGCAGGGATGAGTGGGTGTTGGGGGCTCAGTGTATGCAGGGATGAGTGGGTGTTGGGGGCTCAGTGTATGCAGGGATGAGTGGGTGCTGGGGGCTCAGTGTGTGCAGGGATGAGTGGGTGTTGGGGGCTCAGTGTATGCAGGGATGAGTGGGTGTTGGGGGCTCAGTGTGTGCAGGGATTAAGCTGGTTTGGGTGTTGATGTTGGGGGTCACTGTGTAGGGGTGTTCGCAGGGATGAAGCTGGTTTGGATGTGCTGCTCAGTGTGGAGGGGTGGGCGTTGATGTTGGGGGTCAGTGTGGAGGGGTGAGTGTTGATGTTGGGGGTCAGTGTGGAGGGGTGGGCGTTGATGTTGGGGGTCAGTGTGGAGGGGTGGGTGCAGGGATGAAGCTGGTTTGGGTATTGCTGCTCAGTGTGGAGGGGTGAGTGTTGATGTTGGGGGTCAGTGTGGAGGGGTGGGTGCAGGGATGAAGCTGGTTTGGGTATTGCTGCTCAGTGTGGAGGGGTGAGTGTTGATGTTGGGGGTCAGTGTGGAGGGGTGGGTGCAGGGATGAAGCTGGTTTGGGTATTGCTGCTCAGTGTGGAGGGGTGAGTGTTGATGTTGGGGGTCAGTGTGGAGGGGTGGGTGCAGGGATGAAGCTGGTTTGGGTATTGCTGCTCAGTGTGGAGGGGTGAGTGTTGATGTTGGGGGTCAGTGTGGAGGGGTGGGTGCAGGGATGAAGCTGGTTTGGGTATTGCTGCTCAGTGTGGAGGGGTGGGTGTTGATGTTGGGGGTCAGTGTGGAGGGCTGGGTGCAGGGATGAAGCTGGTTTGGGTATTGTTGCTCAGTGTTTGTGCTATGTAATGCATTAAAATAAACTGCAGGTCAAACCCGTCAAGCGCAGCGGTCGCAGTTCTGATGACGTCACACGCAACCAGCCGAGATCACGTGAGCTGTCAGTGACCTTAGTTCCCGCCCCCAATAAGCTGCTGGTAGGAGGGGCGGCAGACAAGGGGAGGGGCATAACGTTTGACGTCCGCTGTACATGGCGTCCAGTCTGTATTTGGAAGTGGATCCTTAGTTTCCATAGTGATGAGTATCCAATCAGGGGTCCAGGAAGCGCGGGAGGGCGTGGCATCCAGCTCCGCTTTAGATGCAGAATCGAGGAACAGGTGAGTATTAGGGGCCACAGCTGGGAAGAAGGGGCGTACCAAGCAGGGCTCCATGCCGGACCTCCACATAGTAGTTCACCAGACAGCAGCATTCAGTACGGGAGTGCAGAGAGAGCAGTTACTGCCTTACGGTCTAGGGGGCGCTCTGCTCGCAGCTTCAGTGGGCACCTGCTGCCTCTACTACAATGCTATatgggacacaggacccctgttcctgTAGTTGGTCGGGGGCCCAGCGATCAGCCCCCTGTAGACACCTACCGCAGTGTTTgccaactgcagtcctcagggacccccaacaggtcaggttttccgGATcccctatagagagaacacctgagaTGCTGACAATCATGACATCACCTTTTGGGGAGCTGTCACAGAACCAGGtgtgaattgcagattctgcgatCATAGGTTCCGCGGTAATATGCAGTTCAATCAAATACATTCTGTTACACAACTCTGCTCACactagcgggtcggaattgtgtaatccgctcGTGGAAAATacagcgcagcatgttctactttacagCGATATCTGTGACCATAGCGGCCATTGTGCTGGATCCATtgtcgtggatatacccacagcccatacgcaattatgtTACGTCATCGCTGAGTGCCGGGTCTCAGCAAATACAAACACAAGCTATACTGCTTATAACTGCCTGCGTGCGGACGCGGTCATACACAATACAATTACACACCATACGCAGGGTCATCCGCTGTaggtctcccgcatgcggaatccgacccgcttgtGTCAGCGCGGACTGATacagaggaaatcctgaaaacatgacctgttgggctgCATGAAGACtgcagttgggaaacactggcccACCTTGTGGAGAGGCGATCAGTTGGGATTTTAGGTATACCTTTTTAATTTGTAACAAGGTTCACGAGGGCAGCACCCCCTTAAGGGATAGTCATGGGGAGGAAGAGAGTAGCCcgtattaaaggggcattccagcCATACAGCTATTGATAACCGATCCTCAGTATAGGTCTTTAATAGTTAATCACCAGGGACCCAGCACGCgggatcaatgggagctgaagcagccATTACACTTCCACGCCTGTCCTGGTGTCAGGGTAGACAAAAGTGTAATAGCGGGCTTCAGcttccatagatttcaatgggagtgaagccagctaatgGCGCTTCCTGTCTGGACCTGTATGACACACACCCAGCCtgctcaggtcatcaatagtttttgcctgcaaACCCCTTAACTATCctcaggggtctgctgctcatgatccccaccaatcagctgatatcGGGCCAGCTGTCATTGCAACAGAGctagaagcagatagcactgtccacattgcagtggcctgggttggtattgcaggcacagcttgacTGGAAtctaaagagactctgtcagcaAGCAGctgacccactgagtccagggatgtgtcATACTTACCTTCCGCACTGTTACCACTGGAAGCCgccactcagtgcattgagcagcaCTGCTAAGTAGTCTACCTGTTATAAAATTAGCACTGACAGCGGTGGAATGACCGGGCAGGTGAGTGTAACACGTACATCCCTGGACACAGCGGGTCACTTACTTTAAGTCCATAAGTTTAGTAGGTGACAGTCTCTGTATGTTAGTCACTGCTCCATTATTATCAGCATGGATTTCGGCGCTGATGAAGGTGCCGTTTTGGCTCCAAAGTACCTAATAAAGCAGTTCAGACGTGTGAGGTCTCCTGTCAGCGTGCCAGTACTCCCCCTCTCCCAGGCTTACCCTTCTACACATGGAGGTCACTGCAGGTCCGCTGAGGGAGGCTGATGCTAATTTTGGCCAGGTGTTTCAGAGTGTTGTACCACGGCACAGCCACAGGAGGCACCATTATTCCTTCTGTACCATTGCTGCTTGTATTGGATCCTTGCCACTCTTCGCCATGGAGTGCTATTTACTCTGCAGATAAGGGTGCTCACCATTGTCATCGTTATGGGGTGATGTGACACATGTAGCTGTCAAACATCTTTCTAATAATGGTCTGGGGTTACCTGTGAAAAATGTCTAATACTGGGTAAAAATAAATGTGTCTTCTCTGCAGGCTCCACCATGGACTGGGGCCAGGAGGCAGATGAGCAGATAGTGGCCAAGGACATGATGGATAAGGAGGTGATGGAAATGCTGCAAGGTCTGAAGATCAGGAACAGTCTGGTCCTGCAGGAGCTGAACTCTCTACATAAGGCCTGGAGAGGGTCGGCTGTGGACAGGAGCCTCCAGCTGTGAGTAACGTACCTGTATGTGTGATATCACTGTTACGGTAGTGAATGGGATGAGTGCACCTGACTGGAAGGTAGAAGCGGAgcactaaagctggccatacacgttAGATAGAAGTAGATTGATGGTTGAACGCAGTCATACATATCTTACCTCATATTGGCTctcacagttgttcaaactggctaCACATGTTCAATGACTGCGGGTGATAAATGATCTTTCTAGGACTGTTCTTTCAAAGAAAGCTCGttcatagagatgagtgaacctactcggacacgcccctttttcgcccgagcgccgcgattttcgagtacttccgtacttgagTGAAAAgatgtggggggttgcagcggggagtgggggggggggggggagagggagagagagagagctcccccctgttccccgctgctaccccccgctccgccacgcctcccccggcaccccccgaatcttttcacccgagtacggaagtactcaaaaatcgcggtgctcgatcgagtaattactcaaaacgaatacattcgctcatccctactccttCATTAAAATGAAAGATCTTTCATCCGACAATTGGACAAAAGTATCAAACGTTGCAGACTTCTTTCCATTCGATGACAGTTAAAATGATTAGAATTCATTATTCTTTATACAATGAGCAATCATTTGTAtaccccgggcccaggagtcttaggtggcccataaggaCTCTTGTCTcgatgtagggagcccagtactatgaataaagcattatagttggggtctctgttacaggttttgcattggggccaaggagcttcaagttacgcctctggttgaaattgtccattttcatcaactttagtgtAGAATCTTGGGCATAACTTGCATATTCCCTTATGAATGGGCCCTTACTGTCAGTTCTAGCCTTGGGGACAGGATCCCCACAATCCAGAAACAAAGTGGCAAGAATGAAGAGTGAGGTGATGCCACACAATAGACTTGGCTATACAAAGTAACAAATATTGAGGAATTACTGGTTGGGATATTAGGAAATCAGTGCCAGGGCAAAAGGGATACAGTGCCCTTTTTAAAGGCAGTATGGACAGGCCCTCAAGGACATACATCCACatgtatacaggcagatacacagTAGCTGTCCCCTCAGGAGTACAACCAACTGATAAGTAGGAGTTGTCCCTATGTTGCTTCAAGATGCCAATCCAGGGTAGATGAACATCAGCTGAACCTGCTGATTTTGGCTGATCTGACCAACTCTTTAGTGTGTATGAAGGTCTCCTGGCGTCAGATGTCAGAGGTTGGAAGCTTTGGCAAGTTGGATTTTCACATGCCTGATCTTTTGTTCTCATGTTGGATACGTTGCTGCAGTTATGTTAGCAGTATATAAGATTATATATTACAATGTTACTCCTACTATGGTAGAACTTTCTGACTTGGATGTCTTCTTAAAGCGCAGTACCAGTTTCCAAACCAAAGGTCAAGGCTTCCCGTCAAGGCCCTGAATTCACTGTTCCCCAACCTTTCCAAATGATGCTCCGCGAAGCAGAGAAAAGGAAGAAGATAAAGGCTCAGGATTGGGCAGATCTACAAAATGAGCAGAGTGCGGATGATGCAGAATGTTTAAAGCAATTCCGTGCCCAGCCGGTGCCTGCCCATGTCTTCTTACCTCTGTACAATGAGATAATGGAGCAAAGCGAAAAGCAAAGAAAAACTCAAATCCAGAAGAGGAGAGAGCATTTACTCTCCATGCAGAAACCATTCCACCTTCTGGTGCAAGCCAGGAAACAACATGCGGGACGACCAGCAAGTGCACCCACAGAGAAAAAGACAAGCAGAAAGACGTGCATCCCTAAATCAGTGCTGGAC
Coding sequences within it:
- the COQ6 gene encoding ubiquinone biosynthesis monooxygenase COQ6, mitochondrial, with product MMLPLCVPFASRCLVPRRCLSAAASQLYDVVISGGGMVGTAMACALGSDPHLSHKRILLLEAGQKKASEPLPEQYSNRVSSITPGSATLLASFGAWDHICAMRLKPFKRMQVWDACSDALITFDKEGMEDMGYIIENDVITAALTCQLDALSDRVKVLYRSRAVGYTWPAPYSSAEGSPFVKIHLADGQSLHTRLLIGADGQNSTVRTAAGINNIQWSYNHVAVVATLQLSESTENNVAWQRFLPTGPIALLPLSDTWSSLVWSTSPDHASELLRMDDESFVDAVNSAFWNSEHHSEFISSAGSLLHSAVSLLSPSGSSTRQLPPSVSCLGDKSRAAFPLGLGHTTEYIRRRVALIGDAAHKVHPLAGQGVNMGFGDVASLVHHLSRAAFDGQDLGSTKHLFEYETERQRQNLPLMATIDVLKRLYNTKQPPVVLLRTLGLQVTNALPPLKEKIMEFASK